In the Pungitius pungitius chromosome 5, fPunPun2.1, whole genome shotgun sequence genome, one interval contains:
- the spef2 gene encoding sperm flagellar protein 2, whose protein sequence is MSDFLCRWLNEELELSQAVDPKTFAGNFSNGYLIGEILHKYQLQNDFSMFVNKDNSISKQNNFTRVEPTLRLLGISFDTNTAQKLMQEKQGVATRLLYKLYVSLEKKKQAETSSTLMEIMQPASKASLHKKEHEYYSDRLDDMPAVSQPTQQKRQLRGKDDKRLKNIELRVCRQKHNDTMTCNQGTIVQVPKPPPYTSQFNLKRRQQQQQRREQLAQTVQTEITQFEARKKLVTYGFASSSSGQPSPGDFPLGRISQAFGVTGRGAKLTLQSNSKYIQDIRQRLAENAVAREQREKRRDRFLVEQLEAHEAQEEALRDEQLVKRLTRQTQLEQRLTTQLLQIHMQKDVIRKNRLFREQQYQQRRERDFQEALEREAALAQQAKLDRAEEIRKELEFCNRIAAERAQGRHKKHFKICKDILEQIVDLATKVGEYRLHTGNLIPAKPMREWKELLFSGLPLYEPITCQEPGFPAPLDPVELKKQEILQKQDYDEYTNMAGEWAWPEEAGQTKLPLTNNNILGHVVLRLRNIVHQPVEPSPPPFPHFTIKACVLGKFCSGKTTCLTKLAEAHGIHVLSVDSLIEKALDAYHHGEQVTKQQEEKDIELELTSSTSEKLDLDTPEESRDRIPSTRAMQGAAAEKELKEGNTIPNKLLVDIVVEAIRQVPAQSGWILDGFPVDISQAHLLEKALGGSVDEGNDVLSSKTELVADPNPPEPAPPAPPALDLALLLDVPDECAIGRPFSQMDNAAATTSHPTDKNLYLAQIPHRITAFQETWPKLEKWFGGRQNILVRIDADVEEVELHKRVESALQQVMMQTQEALAAPSGDDVVLDSGKAPDFSASPPTEDQPPGLAHEAHAESCVSPDKEGNKSVKSPSKSNKLFPRGLSRMVSTSSVTSEGSQGVPESPPESASPCLGSSGWDYVDETLPPELPEYLCHHWDTVCDSYVNKVKAVMHQLRSQRSVIDLHLFNIREEFKQYMGRPDLKQELVSHWQKDFNSIPDDMREDEDTKAELYLRLDELCERLWDICDKRKEKDEKERDGLMADGWLEQHTALLVNHHSLLFQVELDRFQDTLRILKVYYLSMYRQVLPELPSKLDCIPLLDNREMKHEDERPSLITKFNSPHDKLIYDYEEARKAISQLVSAEAHQGEMKEQKKWARTNSPEVINKIHKEHAAALNHEENAAKSRIALVRGHCLVMVQSLQSRADRTSSSLQECLEALYLAGMKSVEQLSKVVGYHIEAGAKLQKELVLECTAFCLNGDCHMVASPPPPPRPPPHEKPMASTPTVTQLESLHRMLHSVAPSGLMSNHNFFSLLMDIISVNMGRNTLPEPWLNKNETQVCEIVSLLKDCCEVIDWRQFLLSAALPWPFPSLSQLLAVLQRFKAADTGNTGYVNEDQYLQTKLWFFDESGQPVPEDPSEPPPYDRLANLRKFFFQLFAERSFSPPRLDYVCMLQYFAADPDPSQGFIRALSVVLGQHLKLSSASTLVKSMPSMEDAAQLSPSEPDVDYMEDDSLRASSALLGEKEVSIAALLAVIGHKAPKMRGGVALPPGGLSQEEHAEQLVRVFRELGYKPEDCAPFSVLSQHPFIQHLMETSRHHQLVNIHTVLLAHQDEGQTPEG, encoded by the exons ATCCAAAGACCTTTGCTGGGAATTTCTCCAATGGTTACCTAATTGGGGAGATTTTGCATAAATATCAGTTGCAGAATGACTTCAGTATGTTTGTGAATAAAGA CAACTCCATCTCCAAACAGAATAACTTTACGCGTGTGGAGCCCACTCTGCGGTTGCTGGGGATCTCTTTTGACACAAATACAGCCCAGAAACTAATGCAGGAGAAGCAGGGTGTTGCCACGCGCCTCCTTTACAAACTATACGTCTCGcttgaaaagaagaagcaagCAGAAACAAGCAGCACATTGATGGAAATCATGCAGCCTGCATCCAAAGCCAGCCTGCACAAAAAAGAGCACGAGTACTACTCTGAT CGACTGGACGACATGCCTGCGGTGAGCCAGCCCacccaacaaaagagacaactCAGAGGGAAGGATGACAAGAGATTAAAGAATATTGAG CTGCGGGTGTGTCGTCAGAAGCACAACGACACCATGACTTGTAACCAGGGCACCATTGTCCAGGTGCCCAAGCCACCTCCCTACACTTCACAGTTCAACCTAAAGAGgaggcaacagcagcagcaacgtaGAGAACAACTAGCGCAG ACAGTGCAGACTGAAATAACCCAGTTTGAGGCGAGGAAGAAACTGGTTACTTATGGTTTTGCTTCCTCTtcaag TGGTCAACCGTCCCCTGGAGATTTTCCCTTAGGTCGCATCAGCCAGGCCTTTGGGGTCACTGGAAGAGGAGCGAAGCTGACATTACAATCCAATAGCAAGTACATACAGGATATCCGACAGAGGCTGGCGGAGAACGCAGTAGCTCGcgagcagagagaaaaaagacgcGACAGATTCCTGGTGGAGCAGCTCGAGGCCCACGAGGCTCAAGAG GAGGCACTGCGCGACGAGCAGCTGGTGAAGCGCCTGACGCGCCAGACCCAGCTGGAGCAGCGCCTGACCACCCAGCTCCTCCAGATTCACATGCAGAAGGACGTGATCCGGAAGAACCGCCTGTTTAGAGAGCAACAGTACCAGCAGCGGAGAGAGAGGGACTTCCAGGAAGCTCTGGAGAGGGAGGCG GCTCTGGCCCAGCAGGCTAAATTGGATCGTGCCGAGGAGATCAGAAAGGAGCTTGAATTCTGTAACAGGATTGCTGCTGAGCGAGCACAGGGCAGACACAAGAAGCACTTTAAGATCTGCAAGGACATTTTGGAGCAGATAGTGGACTTGGCCACCAAGGTTGGAGAGTATCGGCTGCACACAGGGAA TCTGATTCCAGCGAAGCCGATGAGAGAGTGGAAGGAATTGCTGTTCAGTGGCCTTCCTCTCTACGAGCCGATAACGTGCCAGGAGCCAGGGTTCCCCGCCCCGCTAGACCCCGTAGAGCTTAAGAAGCAGGAGATACTCCAAAAACAGGACTATGATGAGTACACT AACATGGCAGGTGAGTGGGCGTGGCCAGAGGAAGCAGGGCAGACCAAATTGCCcctcaccaacaacaacattctgGGGCACGTTGTCCTGCGCCTGAGGAACATTGTTCATCAACCCGTGGAACCCTCCCCGCCACCATTTCCTCACTTCACCATCAAGGCCTGTGTCCTGGGCAAGTTTTGCTCTGGGAAGACTACCTGCCTGACCAAGCTGGCCGAAG CCCATGGGATCCACGTCTTGTCAGTTGACTCCCTGATCGAGAAGGCACTGGATGCTTACCACCACGGAGAGCAG GTCACAAAACAGCAGGAAGAGAAAGACATTGAACTAGAGCTCACGTCCTCCACATCAGAGAAGCTTG ATCTGGATACTCCAGAGGAAAGCAGAGACAGAATT CCTTCCACCCGGGCCATGCAGGGAGCAGCAGCTGAAAAAGAGCTGAAAGAAGGCAACACGATCCCCAATAAGCTGTTAGTGGACATTGTAGTAGAGGCCATTAG GCAGGTCCCGGCCCAGTCAGGCTGGATCCTGGACGGCTTTCCAGTGGACATCAGCCAAGCCCACCTGCTAGAGAAAGCCCTGGGTGGGTCTGTGGATGAAGGGAATGACGTTCTAAGCAGCAAGACAGAACTCGTTGCTGATCCTAATCCACCCGAACCTGCACCACCCGCACCTCCTGCCCTGGacctggctctgctgctggatgtCCCTGACGAGTGCGCGATCGGACGTCCGTTCAGCCAGATGG ATAATGCTGCTGCTACCACCTCCCATCCAACAGACAAGAACTTGTATCTGGCACAGATTCCACATCG GATCACAGCATTCCAGGAAACCTGGCCAAAACTAGAGAAATGGTTTGGAGGAAGGCAAAACATTTTGGTCCGCATCGACGCGGATGTGGAAGAGGTGGAGCTTCACAAAAGGGTGGAGTCCGCTCTGCAGCAAGTTATGATGCAAACACAGGAAG CTCTGGCCGCTCCATCTGGGGACGATGTGGTGTTGGACAGTGGGAAAGCTCCGGACttttcagcttctcctccaaCCGAAGACCAACCTCCGGGCCTCGCACATGAAGCACACGCAGAGAGCTGCGTCAGCCCCGACAAAGAAGGCAACAAAAGTGTGAAGTCACCGTCCAAATCCAACAAACTCTTCCCAAGAG GGCTTTCTAGAATGGTGTCGACCTCCTCAGTGACCAGTGAGGGCTCTCAGGGAGTCCCTGAGAGCCCACCGGAGTCTGCCTCTCCCTGCCTGGGTTCATCCGGCTGGGACTATGTGGATGAAACGCTTCCTCCA GAGCTGCCAGAGTACCTGTGCCACCATTGGGACACAGTGTGCGATTCTTACGTGAACAAAGTGAAGGCGGTGATGCATCAGCTGCGCTCACAGCGATCTGTTATTGACCTTCACCTATTCAACATCAG AGAGGAGTTCAAGCAATACATGGGGCGTCCAGACCTAAAGCAGGAGTTAGTATCTCATTGGCAGAAGGACTTCAACAGCATACCTGATGACATGAGAGAAGATGAGGATACCAAAGCAGAGCTTTATCTCAGGCTGGAT GAACTGTGCGAACGACTGTGGGACATTTGTGACAAGCGAAAGGAGAAGGAcgagaaagagagggatggtCTCATGGCCGACGGATGGTTGGAGCAACACACCGCCCTCCTCGTCAACCACCACTCGCTTCTCTTTCAG GTAGAGCTGGACCGTTTCCAGGACACCCTGCGCATCCTCAAGGTCTACTATCTGAGCATGTACAGACAGGTGTTGCCTGAGCTTCCCTCCAAGTTGGATTGCATCCCCCTGCTGGACAACAGAGAAATGAAGCACGAGGACGAGAGGCCATCCTTAATTACTAAGTTTAAT TCACCCCATGACAAACTGATCTACGACTACGAGGAGGCCCGAAAAGCCATCAGCCAATTG GTATCAGCAGAAGCCCACCAGGGGGAGATGAAAGAACAGAAGAAGTGGGCGAGGACTAATAGTCCAGAAGTCATAAACAAAATACATAAAGAGCACGCAGCCGCACTGAATCATGAGG agaATGCAGCAAAGTCACGCATTGCGCTGGTGAGGGGCCATTGTCTGGTGATGGTGCAGTCTCTGCAGAGCAGAGCTGATCGGACATCAAGCAGCCTGCAGGAGTGTTTAGAAGCACTCTACCTTGCAGGAATGAAGAG TGTTGAACAACTGTCAAAAGTGGTCGGCTACCACATAGAGGCTGGTGCTAAGTTGCAGAAGGAGCTGGTGTTG GAATGTACGGCCTTCTGCTTGAATGGGGACTGCCACATGGTGGCCAgcccgcctccgcctcctcgtccGCCACCTCATGAGAAACCCATGGCGTCCACGCCGACCGTCACACAGCTAGAGTCGCTGCACCGTATGCTTCACAGCGTTGCTCCATCAG GCCTCATGTCCAATCATAATTTCTTTAGCTTGCTGATGGATATTATCTCTGTGAACATGGGCAGAAACACCTTGCCTGAGCCCTGGCTTAACAAGAATGAAACACAG GTGTGTGAGATCGTGTCCCTCTTGAAGGACTGCTGTGAGGTGATAGACTGGCGGCAGTTTCTGCTCAGTGCTGCCCTCCCATGGCCTTTTCCCTCCTTATCACAGCTGCTGGCCGTGCTGCAACGTTTCAAGGCAGCGGATACTGGCAACACAGGCTACGTGAACGAGGACCAGTACCTACAG ACAAAATTGTGGTTTTTCGATGAGAGTGGCCAGCCGGTCCCAGAGGACCCCTCTGAGCCTCCGCCTTATGACCGTCTGGCTAACCTACGCAAG TTCTTTTTCCAGTTGTTTGCGGAgcgctctttctctcctcctcgacTGGATTATGTGTGCATGCTGCAGTACTTTGCGGCCGACCCTGACCCCAGTCAGGGGTTCATCCGAGCACTTAGTGTAGTGCTGGGACAACATCTCAAGCTCTCCTCTGCGAGCACTCTTGTCAAG TCTATGCCCAGCATGGAAGATGCTGCCCAGCTCAGCCCCTCGGAGCCCGATGTAGACTACATGGAAGACGACTCTCTGCGTGCGTCAAGCGCTTTGTTGGGCGAGAAGGAGGTGTCCATCGccgctctcctcgctgtcatcGGCCACAAAGCCCCCAAGATGAGAGGCGGCGTCGCTCTGCCTCCGGGCGGCCTGAGTCAGGAGGAGCACGCTGAG CAACTGGTGCGTGTCTTCAGAGAGCTGGGCTACAAGCCCGAGGACTGCGCCCCCTTCTCCGTTCTCTCCCAGCATCCTTTCATCCAGCACCTGATGGAGACCTCAAGACACCACCAGCTTGTG AACATTCACACAGTGCTACTGGCCCATCAGGATGAAGGACAGACTCCTGAAGGATGA
- the kgd4 gene encoding 28S ribosomal protein S36, mitochondrial, giving the protein MGSKVSSKMAAPAARVIQAVRPRAPLIKFPKRQDLQRPNAEEALKAFAVNVSPHSTPTPPPSSRPHAPLTPLSGTPDSLASIQLLPARYRRRPMAAEEMEYIQRGGPE; this is encoded by the exons ATGGGGAGCAAAGTCAGCTCCAAGATGGCAGCACCCGCAGCCCGAGTCATCCAG gcTGTTCGGCCTCGCGCTCCTCTGATCAAGTTCCCCAAGCGACAAGACCTTCAACGACCCAATG CTGAAGAGGCTTTGAAAGCATTTGCAGTTAACGTCTCCCCGCACAGCACGCCGACGCCGCCTCCGTCATCACGACCTCATGCACCTTTAACCCCACTTTCTGGCACCCCAGATTCTCTGGCCTCTATTCAGCTACTACCTGCGAGGTACCGCAGGAGACCAATGGCAGCCGAAGAGATGGAGTACatccag CGTGGCGGACCAGAATGA
- the LOC119224456 gene encoding UDP-glucuronosyltransferase 3A1-like has translation MSELYKQNPLWNKFGRTCRAVCGTNNNMGTVFWMVSLLAFPVLESAKILTVSLIGGSHYLLLDEISNNLHQHGHEVRMLLQLGNPVITGFSYAGHADSYQTTTWSLGEEYIKENNGWFMEQQTQFLLGRDNFNTFLNFMGNLSYQCDRLLGDQEMMTFLQRERYDITILDAFNPCSFILARKLGIDYIAFYPGTLNSPVSMALPSPVSYIPVFGSQLSDQMNIWGRARNVFYSLLAPIGQELIWSTFREVAERHFDSGSPPGGLEELHQGAELWAFNTDFSLEFPQPLMPYTVLVGGLLNKAAQPPEQDVELWISNFGAAGFIVVTLGSMVSSVSVDSLLVELVAGFSMVPLGVIWRYDPQRWPSYLDRPPNLRLMDWLPLNDLLGHKKARVFVTHGGQNSLFQAVYHAVPVLGIPLFGDQFDNMVRATTKGLGLTIKPTHITRELLSSTIQTLTQDIRFKSSALSLSRIHKSHPVPPALRLTQWVEHILQSGGGAHLRPASLTQSWYQRYLLDLVLLLSLGFLGPVVTCLTCCKNKNSRDRHKKIQ, from the exons ATGAGTGAGTTATACAAACAGAATCCACTTTGGAACAAGTTTGGAAGAACTTGCCGGGCAGTGTGTggtacaaacaacaacatggggACCGTGttttggatggtttctcttctgGCTTTTCCAGTGCTGGAGTCTGCCAAGATCCTGACTGTCAGTCTAATTG GAGGAAGCCACTACTTGTTACTAGATGAGATTTCTAACAACCTACACCAGCACGGCCACGAGGTCCGCATGCTTTTGCAACTGGGAAACCCTGTTATTACTG GGTTTTCCTATGCAGGCCATGCAGACAGTTACCAGACGACCACCTGGTCCTTGGGAGAGGAATACATCAAAGAGAACAACGGCTGGTTCATGGAGCAACAAACACAGTTTTTGCTGGGAAG GGACAACTTTAACACCTTCCTAAACTTCATGGGGAACCTATCCTATCAGTGTGACCGGCTGCTAGGGGACCAAGAGATGATGACTTTCCTCCAGAGGGAGCGCTACGATATCACCATCCTCGATGCCTTCAACCCCTGCTCCTTCATCCTGGCACGCAAACTCG GTATCGACTACATAGCTTTCTACCCCGGCACTCTGAACAGCCCTGTGTCCATGGCGCTCCCCAGCCCAGTCTCCTACATCCCGGTCTTTGGCTCCCAGCTCTCCGACCAAATGAACATTTGGGGTCGAGCAAGGAACGTCTTTTATTCCCTTTTGGCTCCCATAG GCCAGGAGCTTATATGGTCGACTTTTAGGGAAGTAGCCGAGCGCCACTTTGACTCAGGCTCGCCCCCTGGAGGTCTGGAGGAGCTGCATCAAGGAGCTGAACTGTGGGCCTTCAACACCGACTTCTCCCTTGAGTTCCCCCAGCCTCTCATGCCCTACACTGTGCTGGTGGGAGGTCTGCTGAATAAAGCGGCGCAGCCTCCGGAGCAG GACGTCGAGTTGTGGATCTCCAATTTCGGAGCGGCCGGTTTCATTGTCGTGACTCTGGGATCGATGGTCTCCTCGGTCTCTGTGGACTCTCTACTTGTGGAGCTGGTGGCAGGCTTCTCTATGGTCCCTCTGGGGGTAATCTGGAG GTATGACCCACAGCGATGGCCGTCCTACCTGGACAGACCTCCCAACCTGAGGCTGATGGACTGGTTGCCTCTCAATGATCTGCTGG GCCACAAAAAAGCGCGTGTCTTCGTCACCCACGGTGGACAGAACAGCCTGTTCCAGGCAGTGTATCATGCTGTTCCTGTGCTGGGCATCCCTCTTTTTGGGGACCAGTTTGATAATATGGTTAGGGCTACAACAAAGGGACTTGGCCTCACCATCAAGCCCACACACATCACCAGGGAACTGCTGAGCTCCaccattcaaacactcacgcaGGACATCAG GTTCAAGTCTTCAGCTTTGTCCCTTAGCCGGATCCACAAGTCCCATCCTGTCCCCCCAGCCCTTCGACTCACCCAGTGGGTGGAGCACATCCTGCAGAGTGGAGGTGGAGCTCATTTGAGGCCGGCTTCACTGACACAGTCGTGGTACCAGAGGTACCTGTTGGACTTGGTGCTCCTTCTCTCCCTGGGTTTTCTTGGGCCCGTAGTGACCTGTTTAACTTGCTGTAAGAACAAGAACAGCAGGGACCGGCACAAAAAGATACAATAG
- the LOC119225361 gene encoding betaine--homocysteine S-methyltransferase 1-like encodes MAPVKKGIIERLNSGEVVIGDGGFVFALEKRGYVKAGPWTPEATVTHPEAVRQLHREFLRAGSNVMQTFTFYASDDKLENRGQDLRITGAQINEAACDLAREVASEGDAMVAGGVCQTPSYLSCKSETDVKAIFKKQLDVFMKKNVDFLIAEYFEHVEEAVWAVEVLKTSGKPVAASMCIGPEGDMHGVSPGDCAVRLVKAGAQIVGVNCHFDPMTCVKAVKMMKEGVEKARLKAHYMVQPLAYHTPDCNCQGFIDLPEFPFALEPRILTRWDMHKYARESYKAGIRFIGGCCGFEPYHIRAIAEELAPERGIVVPGSEKHGMWGAGLEMHTKPWVRARARRDYWENLAPASGRPKCPSLSTPESWGVTKGHADLLQHKEATSSQEMKHVLERQKKAKSST; translated from the exons ATGGCACCAGTCAAGAAG GGTATCATCGAGCGCCTGAATTCCGGGGAGGTGGTGATCGGCGATGGGGGTTTCGTGTTCGCTCTGGAGAAGAGAGGCTACGTGAAGGCCGGGCCTTGGACCCCGGAGGCTACCGTCACACACCCCGAGGCCG TGCGGCAGCTGCACAGGGAGTTCCTGAGGGCAGGATCCAACGTCATGCAGACCTTCACCTTCTACGCCAGCGACGACAAACTGGAGAACAGGGGGCAGGACTTGAGAATCACT GGGGCACAAATCAACGAGGCGGCCTGTGACCTGGCGAGGGAAGTAGCCAGTGAAGGAGACGCCATGGTGGCCGGTGGCGTGTGTCAGACTCCGTCCTACCTGAGCTGCAAGAGTGAGACAGATGTGAAGGCCATCTTTAAGAAACAGCTGGACGTGTTCATGAAGAAGAACGTGGACTTCCTGATAGCCGAG TACTTCGAGCATGTGGAGGAGGCCGTGTGGGCCGTGGAGGTGCTGAAGACCAGCGGGAAGCCCGTGGCCGCCTCCATGTGCATCGGACCGGAGGGAGACATGCACGGCGTCTCACCCGGCGACTGTGCCGTCAGGCTGGTGAAGGCCG GTGCCCAGATTGTGGGGGTCAACTGCCACTTTGACCCCATGACCTGTGTGAAAGCCGTGAAGATGATGAAGGAGGGAGTGGAGAAGGCCAGGCTGAAGGCTCACTACATGGTGCAGCCGCTGGCTTACCACACCCCCGACTGCAACTGTCAGGGATTCATCGACCTGCCAGAATTCCCTTTCG CCCTTGAGCCCAGAATCCTGACCCGCTGGGACATGCATAAGTACGCCAGAGAGTCCTACAAGGCTGGCATCCGCTTCATCGGGGGCTGCTGTGGATTTGAGCCCTACCACATCAGGGCCATAGCAGAGGAGCTGGCCCCCGAGAGAGGGATCGTGGTCCCTGGCTCAGAGAAACATGGAATGTGGGGTGCTGGTCTGGAGATGCACACCAAACCCTGGGTCCGAGCCAG GGCCCGTCGGGACTACTGGGAGAATTTAGCTCCTGCATCCGGTCGGCCCAAGTGCCCGTCCCTGTCCACGCCGGAGAGCTGGGGCGTGACCAAGGGCCACGCCGACCTGCTGCAGCACAAAGAGGCCACCAGCAGTCAGGAAATGAAGCACGTGCTGGAGAGGCAGAAGAAGGCCAAGTCCTCCACATGA
- the LOC119225362 gene encoding betaine--homocysteine S-methyltransferase 1-like, producing MAPSKKGILERLDAGEVVIGDGGFVFALEKRGYVKAGPWTPEAAAEHPEAVRQLHREFLRAGANVMQTFTFYASDDKLENRGNKLTFTGAQINEAACDLAREVANEGDALVAGGVCQTPSYLSCKSETEVKGILKKQLDVFMKKNVDFLIAEYFEHVEEAVWAVEVLKETGKPVAASMCIGPEGDMHGVPPAECAVRLVKAGAQIVGVNCHFDPMTCVKAVKMMKEGVEKAGLKAHYMVQPLAYHTPDCNCQGFIDLPEFPFGLEPRILSRWDMHKYAREAFNAGILFIGGCCGFEPYHIRAVAEELAAERGVLPAASEKHGNWGAGLEMHTKPWVRARARRDYWENLKPASGRPLCPSMSCPDSWGVTKGHNDLMQQKEATSHDQLKQLFDRSKTH from the exons ATGGCACCATCAAAGAAG GGAATCTTGGAGCGCCTCGACGCCGGGGAGGTGGTGATCGGCGATGGAGGCTTCGTGTTCGCCCTGGAGAAGAGGGGCTACGTGAAGGCCGGCCCGTGGACGCCGGAAGCCGCCGCGGAGCACCCGGAAGCag TGCGGCAGCTGCACAGGGAGTTCCTGAGGGCCGGGGCCAACGTCATGCAGACCTTCACCTTCTACGCCAGCGACGACAAACTGGAGAACAGGGGCAACAAGCTCACCTTCACT GGAGCTCAGATCAACGAGGCCGCCTGCGATTTGGCCCGGGAGGTCGCCAACGAGGGCGACGCTCTGGTTGCCGGAGGAGTGTGTCAGACTCCGTCCTACCTGAGCTGCAAGAGTGAGACGGAGGTGAAAGGCATCCTGAAGAAACAGCTTGACGTGTTCATGAAGAAAAACGTGGACTTCCTGATTGCAGAG TACTTTGAGCATGTTGAGGAGGCCGTGTGGGCCGTGGAGGTGCTGAAGGAGACCGGGAAGCCTGTGGCTGCTTCCATGTGCATCGGACCGGAGGGAGACATGCACGGCGTGCCACCTGCAGAGTGTGCCGTCCGGCTGGTCAAAGCCG GTGCCCAGATTGTTGGCGTCAACTGCCACTTTGACCCCATGACCTGTGTGAAAGCTGTCAAGATGATGAAGGAGGGAGTGGAGAAGGCCGGACTGAAGGCTCATTACATGGTGCAGCCCCTGGCATACCACACCCCCGACTGCAACTGTCAGGGTTTCATCGACCTGCCAGAATTCCCCTTTG GTCTGGAGCCCAGGATCCTGTCGCGGTGGGACATGCACAAGTACGCCAGAGAGGCCTTCAACGCTGGCATCCTCTTCATCGGCGGCTGCTGTGGATTCGAGCCGTACCACATCAGGGCGGTGGCAGAGGAGCTGGCCGCCGAGAGGGGCGTCCTCCCTGCTGCGTCAGAGAAGCACGGCAACTGGGGTGCCGGTCTGGAGATGCACACCAAGCCCTGGGTCAGAGCCAG AGCCCGCCGTGACTACTGGGAGAACCTGAAGCCAGCCTCTGGTCGCCCCCTGTGTCCCTCCATGTCTTGCCCAGACAGCTGGGGTGTCACCAAGGGCCACAATGATCTcatgcagcagaaggaggccaCCTCTCATGACCAACTCAAGCAGCTGTTCGACAGGTCAAAGACCCACTGA
- the pdxp gene encoding pyridoxal phosphate phosphatase: protein MAGAFGLKGCQKIRGPQIRNLLEAKDCILLDCDGVIWHGETAVTGAAKAVSSLIRRGKNVVFVTNNCTRPRESYVHKFYRLGFTDVTLEQIFSSSYCSALYLRDVVKVRGQVYVMGCDGLRVELEGAGVSCVEEADEPGATIYDCALAPDVKAVLVGHDDKLTFLKLAKASCYLRDPDCLFLATDNDPWHPLSGGRILPGSGSLTAALEVSSGRKATVIGKPSRFMFECISSQFSGVEPAKCLMIGDRLETDMLFGSNCGLDTMLTLTGVSQLEDAHEYRDGDLAANRGLVPDYVVDSIADFLTAFEEVDEQSD, encoded by the exons ATGGCGGGCGCTTTTGGGCTCAAAGGCTGCCAGAAAATTCGAGGTCCGCAGATAAGAAATCTGCTCGAGGCGAAGGACTGCATCCTCCTCGACTGCGACGGCGTGATATGGCACGGGGAGACGGCGGTGACGGGCGCCGCCAAGGCGGTGAGCTCGCTGATACGGCGCGGCAAAAACGTCGTGTTCgtcaccaacaactgcaccagGCCCCGCGAGAGCTACGTGCACAAGTTCTACCGGCTGGGCTTCACCGACGTGACGCTGGAGCAGATCTTCAGCTCGTCGTACTGCTCGGCTCTCTACCTGCGGGACGTCGTCAAGGTCCGCGGACAGGTGTACGTGATGGGCTGCGACGGGCTGcgcgtggagctggagggggccgGCGTCTCCTGCGTGGAGGAGGCGGACGAACCGGGCGCCACCATCTACGACTGCGCCCTGGCTCCGGACGTCAAGGCGGTGCTGGTGGGACATGACGACAAACTGACTTTTCTCAAACTGGCCAAAGCGTCGTGCTACCTGAGGGACCCTGACTGTCTGTTCCTGGCCACCGACAACGACCCCTGGCACCCTCTGTCGGGTGGACGGATACTGCCAG GTTCCGGGTCCCTCACTGCGGCCCTGGAGGTGTCCTCGGGCCGCAAGGCCACCGTGATCGGCAAGCCGAGCCGCTTCATGTTCGAGTGCATCTCCAGCCAGTTCAGCGGGGTGGAGCCCGCCAAGTGCCTGATGATCGGGGACCGCCTGGAGACGGACATGCTGTTCGGGTCCAACTGCGGCCTCGACACCATGCTCACCCTCACCGGCGTGTCTCAGCTCGAGGACGCCCACGAGTACAGGGACGGCGACCTGGCCGCCAACCGCGGCCTGGTGCCCGACTACGTGGTGGACTCCATCGCCGACTTCCTGACGGCTTTCGAGGAAGTGGACGAACAGAGCGATTGA